One Glycine max cultivar Williams 82 chromosome 6, Glycine_max_v4.0, whole genome shotgun sequence DNA segment encodes these proteins:
- the LOC100805810 gene encoding coiled-coil domain-containing protein SCD2, which yields MDRRRNASPVYARQWSGGSSSTGSSSPAMSPAHPQSRLGPTSATGLSTVKRTQNVAAKAAAQRLARVMASQTTTADDGEDDDDLDFRFSAPPPASLSSFSSNSGSNRSASANATAIPPISVARPNRSPSPALGRNFVEHTHSVRSTSAGRPAVSVRSAAVVAPNKSTLRTPMAIPPIDPPTNRNRDKRFTSDISIRPLNSKDTGDQREASALRDELDMLQEENEVLLEKLRQAEEKRQEVEARTRELEKQVASLGEGVSLEAKLLSRKEAALRQREAALKAAQQTQSGRDEDIAALRVEIQNLKDDATAALEQQQEAEAEAKALRTMTQRMILTQEEMEEVVLKRCWLARYWGLAVKHGICADIAQSKHEHWSSLAPLPFELVISAGQKAKEESWNKSADGPDRSKLVRDLNDLAGEGNIESMLSVEMGLRELANLKVEDAVVLALAQHRRPNSVRQSVLDSKSHGDAKYSEAFELSEEEAEDVLFKEAWLTYFWRRALFHCVEEDIAEERLQFWIARSGQSPSSHDAVDVERGLLELRKLSIEQQLWEASRKGIDQLQGSANANHKHATDSDASS from the exons ATGGATCGGAGGAGAAACGCGAGTCCGGTGTACGCGCGGCAGTGGAGCGGCGGTTCCAGCAGCACCGGTTCTTCGTCGCCGGCGATGTCGCCGGCTCATCCTCAGTCACGCCTCGGCCCTACTTCCGCCACCGGTCTCTCCACCGTCAAGCGCACGCAAAACGTGGCCGCCAAAGCCGCCGCGCAGCGACTTGCTCGCGTCATGGCGTCTCAGACCACCACCGCCGATGACGGCGAGGACGACGACGATCTCGATTTCCGGTTCAGCGCTCCGCCTCCTGcctctctttcttccttctccagcAACTCCGGCAGTAACCGGAGTGCCAGCGCTAATGCCACCGCCATTCCTCCGATTTCGGTCGCCAGGCCTAACAGATCTCCTTCTCCTGCG TTAGGTCGGAACTTTGTAGAGCATACTCATTCGGTTCGTTCAACATCAGCCGGAAGACCGGCAGTTTCAGTTCGCTCGGCGGCAGTGGTGGCTCCGAACAAATCCACACTCCGAACGCCTATGGCTATACCTCCTATTGACCCTCCTACCAATCGGAATAGAGACAAAAG GTTTACATCAGATATATCCATCAGACCACTTAACTCAAAAGACACAGGAGATCAGCGTGAAGCTTCTGCACTCCGTGATGAA CTCGATATGCTACAAGAAGAGAATGAGGTTTTATTAGAAAAG CTAAGACAAGCAGAGGAAAAACGCCAAGAAGTGGAGGCCAGAACAAGGGAACTTGAGAAACAG GTTGCTTCTCTTGGAGAAGGTGTATCCCTCGAAGCTAAACTGCTGAGCAG GAAGGAAGCTGCTCTGCGTCAAAGAGAG GCTGCTCTCAAGGCTGCTCAACAAACACAGAGTGGGAGAGATGAGGATATTGCAGCCCTTCGAGTGGAAATTCAG AACCTAAAAGATGACGCTACAGCAGCTTTGGAACAACAGCAAGAAGCTGAAGCTGAAGCAAAGGCCCTTCGCACAATGACACAGAGAATGATTTTGACCCAAGAAGAAATG GAGGAAGTTGTCCTGAAGAGATGTTGGCTTGCCCGCTACTGGGGTCTTGCTGTAAAACATG GCATATGTGCAGATATAGCACAATCCAAGCATGAACATTGGTCTTCTCTAGCTCCTCTTCCTTTTGAACTTGTCATCTCTGCTGGACAGAaggctaaggaggaatcttGGAACAAAA GTGCTGATGGTCCAGATAGAAGCAAACTTGTTCGTGATTTGAATGATCTTGCTGGGGAAGGAAATATTGAGAGTATGCTCTCAGTTGAGATGGGTTTGAGGGAACTTGCCAACTTAAAG gttGAGGATGCTGTTGTGCTCGCATTAGCCCAACACAGACGACCAAATTCAGTTCGGCAGTCTGTTTTAG ATTCCAAATCACATGGTGATGCCAAATATTCAGAAGCATTTG AATTAAGTGAAGAGGAAGCAGAAGATGTTCTTTTCAAAGAG GCATGGTTAACTTATTTCTGGAGAAGAGCTTTATTTCATTGCGTGGAAGAAGATATTGCAGAAGAGCGTCTTCAGTTTTGGATTGCCCGCAGTGGGCAGTCACCAAGTTCACATGATGCTGTTGATG TTGAGCGAGGCTTGTTGGAGTTGAGGAAGCTGAGTATAGAACAACAACTTTGGGAAGCATCACGGAAGGGAATTGATCAGCTTCAAGGGTCAGCAAATGCTAATCATAAGCATGCCACTGACTCTGATGCCTCATCCTGA